In one window of uncultured Acetobacteroides sp. DNA:
- a CDS encoding glycoside hydrolase family 5 protein, whose translation MKRFVLALSFLVVFGVASAQLVKKHGALSVKGTQLVDATGNPIQLRGVSYGWHTFWPRFYNASSVKWVVNDWGATVIRAAMGVEPEDGYLKDSVWSEKLITTVVDAAIKNNVYVIIDWHCHHLQLDAAKVFFRKMATKYGKCPNVIYEIFNEPERQSWPEVKSYSEEVIKVIRSIDPDNVILVGNPHWDQDLDVVADNPIVGHTNIMYSLHFYANTHRQELRAKGDYALSKGIPLFVSECASMEASGDGPVDYTEWQKWIDWMEKNRLSWVIWSISDKNETCSMLSPRAKTEGNWDDKVLRETGKLTRATVRKYNGIQ comes from the coding sequence ATGAAAAGATTTGTTCTGGCACTAAGTTTTCTCGTGGTTTTTGGTGTGGCAAGCGCTCAGCTGGTGAAAAAGCACGGGGCTTTAAGCGTTAAGGGCACTCAGCTGGTTGACGCAACGGGTAATCCTATCCAGCTACGCGGTGTAAGCTACGGCTGGCACACATTTTGGCCCCGTTTTTACAACGCTTCGTCGGTAAAGTGGGTGGTTAATGACTGGGGTGCCACGGTTATTCGGGCCGCGATGGGCGTGGAACCCGAAGATGGCTATCTGAAAGACTCGGTATGGTCGGAAAAGCTTATCACGACCGTGGTTGATGCTGCCATTAAGAACAACGTTTACGTTATTATCGACTGGCATTGCCATCATCTTCAGCTTGATGCTGCCAAGGTCTTCTTTAGGAAGATGGCGACCAAGTATGGGAAGTGTCCAAACGTGATTTATGAGATATTTAACGAGCCAGAGCGCCAATCGTGGCCCGAGGTTAAGTCCTACTCCGAAGAAGTTATTAAGGTTATCCGTAGCATCGACCCAGATAACGTTATTCTTGTCGGAAATCCCCACTGGGATCAGGATCTCGACGTGGTTGCCGACAATCCCATCGTTGGACATACAAATATTATGTACTCACTTCACTTCTACGCCAACACGCATAGGCAGGAGCTGCGTGCAAAGGGCGATTATGCGCTGTCGAAGGGCATCCCGCTCTTTGTTTCGGAGTGCGCATCCATGGAAGCCTCTGGTGATGGCCCGGTTGACTACACCGAATGGCAGAAATGGATCGACTGGATGGAGAAAAATCGCCTAAGCTGGGTTATTTGGTCTATTTCGGACAAGAATGAGACCTGTTCGATGCTTAGTCCTCGTGCAAAAACGGAAGGAAATTGGGATGATAAGGTGTTAAGGGAGACCGGGAAACTTACTCGTGCAACGGTGCGCAAGTATAATGGTATTCAGTAG